The proteins below are encoded in one region of Fibrella aestuarina BUZ 2:
- a CDS encoding ABC transporter permease has product MFRNYLTIALRTLWKHRVHTLINGLGLAVAFGSALLLGLTSAFELSFDRFHADHERMFKLYFSSTDREGKLNHSASMPYPLIPALRAEFPEIEAATTWMTGSGGVRYGDKALNKMVRFCDPDFLKLFSFALKKGDAKTALADKSNIVISENMAKSVFGAANPIGKSMQVNLNGTFTNVVVTGVIADFPDNSSVDYDALMRIENAGAYAQERTNWNHGDHEVYVKLAASATQAGVEKRLEAFLQKYMAKNIKERNEQGYAKNERGQQQSLLLLPMRDVHFDTETVGGQGVNKTYIYTLLLIAAFMVFIAGINFVNLTVAQAFTRAREVGVRKSLGAGRGQLFAQIWGETALLCGVAVLLGIGLAYVARPQFNTLFRANLTTADLSQPRTWLGVGVAFLLIMLLAGGYPSWIIARFNAVSVLKGKLQTGRPGLLRNGLIVVQFVIASLLIVCTLVMNQQLTYLREMPMGYTTEQVISIPVGSDLDGTTSLRLLRDRLASQPNVLAVSGTGVNIGNGLDGSSSRHMYGFLYGKREVGCDWVRVDTDYLKALGIKLLQGRDFDPAYGSDSSQSVLISQSMAKQMGEKNPVGKFILPDSSKGKFQVVGVVADFNLYSLHQKAQPIVLHMDPRSAPVRYLLVRVRPTNLPGSMETVKAVWKAIAPKQEFLGSFLDENTDRWYRREARLSHLFTTAASIAIFLSCMGLFAIAVLRIEQRTKEIGVRKVLGASVFSIVSLLNQDFLKLVLLAVALASPLAWWAMSSWLADFAYRTPISWWVFALAGLLAVGIAFLTVSFQSIKAALMNPVKSLRTE; this is encoded by the coding sequence CGCGTCGATGCCTTACCCGCTGATTCCGGCACTGCGAGCCGAATTCCCCGAGATCGAAGCGGCCACGACTTGGATGACAGGCTCGGGCGGGGTGCGCTACGGCGACAAAGCCCTCAATAAGATGGTCCGCTTCTGTGATCCTGATTTCCTGAAGCTGTTTTCGTTTGCCCTCAAAAAAGGTGATGCCAAAACGGCGCTGGCCGACAAGAGCAACATTGTCATCAGCGAAAACATGGCGAAAAGCGTGTTCGGCGCGGCCAACCCGATAGGCAAATCGATGCAGGTGAACCTCAACGGCACCTTTACCAACGTCGTCGTCACGGGAGTCATTGCCGATTTCCCCGACAACTCATCTGTCGACTACGACGCGCTGATGCGCATTGAAAACGCCGGTGCTTACGCGCAGGAACGCACCAACTGGAACCACGGCGACCATGAGGTCTACGTGAAGCTGGCCGCGTCGGCCACGCAGGCGGGCGTTGAGAAACGGCTCGAAGCGTTTTTGCAGAAGTACATGGCCAAAAACATCAAAGAGCGCAACGAGCAGGGCTATGCCAAAAATGAGCGGGGCCAACAACAAAGCCTGCTGCTGCTGCCCATGCGCGACGTGCACTTCGATACGGAAACCGTGGGCGGGCAGGGTGTCAACAAAACGTACATCTACACGCTGCTGCTGATTGCGGCGTTTATGGTCTTTATCGCCGGCATCAACTTCGTGAACCTGACGGTGGCGCAGGCCTTCACCCGGGCGCGCGAAGTGGGCGTGCGGAAGTCGCTGGGGGCCGGGCGTGGGCAACTTTTCGCCCAGATTTGGGGCGAAACGGCACTGCTCTGCGGCGTCGCTGTCCTGCTGGGGATCGGGTTGGCTTACGTCGCCCGGCCGCAGTTCAATACGTTGTTCCGGGCCAACCTGACCACCGCCGACCTGTCGCAACCACGTACCTGGCTGGGCGTCGGGGTGGCGTTTCTGCTCATCATGCTGCTAGCGGGTGGTTATCCGTCGTGGATCATTGCGCGGTTCAACGCCGTATCGGTGCTGAAAGGAAAATTGCAGACGGGCCGCCCCGGTCTGTTGCGCAACGGGCTGATTGTGGTGCAGTTCGTGATTGCCAGCCTGCTCATTGTCTGCACGCTGGTGATGAATCAGCAGCTAACGTACCTGCGCGAAATGCCGATGGGCTACACCACCGAACAGGTGATCAGCATCCCGGTTGGCAGCGATCTGGACGGCACCACGAGCCTGCGCCTGCTGCGCGACCGGCTGGCCAGCCAACCCAACGTACTGGCGGTGAGTGGCACCGGCGTCAACATTGGTAACGGGCTGGATGGCTCGTCGTCGCGGCATATGTACGGCTTTTTGTATGGCAAACGGGAAGTCGGCTGCGACTGGGTGCGGGTCGATACGGACTACCTCAAGGCGCTTGGCATCAAGTTGTTACAGGGTCGTGATTTTGATCCGGCCTACGGCAGCGATTCGAGCCAGTCGGTGCTGATCTCGCAGAGTATGGCCAAGCAGATGGGGGAGAAGAACCCCGTGGGCAAGTTCATTCTGCCCGATTCGTCAAAAGGTAAATTTCAGGTGGTGGGCGTCGTTGCCGATTTCAACCTGTATTCACTGCACCAGAAAGCGCAACCCATTGTGCTGCACATGGACCCCCGCAGCGCGCCCGTTCGCTACCTGCTGGTGCGCGTAAGGCCGACGAATCTGCCGGGATCGATGGAGACGGTGAAAGCCGTCTGGAAAGCCATTGCGCCCAAACAGGAATTCCTGGGCTCGTTTCTCGACGAAAACACCGACCGCTGGTACCGCCGGGAAGCCCGCCTGAGCCACCTCTTCACCACCGCCGCCAGCATAGCCATCTTCCTGTCGTGCATGGGCCTGTTTGCCATCGCCGTGCTCCGCATCGAGCAGCGGACGAAGGAAATCGGTGTGCGCAAGGTGTTGGGTGCCAGCGTGTTCAGTATCGTGTCGCTGCTGAATCAGGATTTCCTTAAACTGGTGCTGCTGGCCGTGGCGCTGGCCTCACCGCTGGCGTGGTGGGCCATGTCGAGTTGGCTGGCTGATTTTGCCTACCGCACGCCGATCAGCTGGTGGGTTTTCGCGCTGGCTGGCCTGTTGGCTGTGGGCATCGCCTTCCTGACGGTGAGTTTCCAGAGCATCAAAGCTGCCCTGATGAACCCCGTGAAGAGTTTACGAACCGAATAA